TTTGGATACCTGAAGTGACTTTGTACTTTCAATGTAATCAGCATGTGTAAGTAGAATCCAGTAGTGGAACAAGCGTTCAGATccttttactaaagtaaaagtactaatacaacagggtaaaaatactctattacaagtaaaaaaaatcctgcattcaaaatccagGTATTGGCAGCAAAATGTATTGAAAGAATCGAAAGTAAAATTTTCCCTGTGACTGATATGTTATGTATTACAATGGGTAGGGTTAGATAATgcagtccagtggttcccaaccaaGGGGTGTGGCCCCCTTAGAGAGTCAAAAGATAAGTCTGGGGGGTGTGCGATGATTGTGttatgaaagaagaaaaaactaagttCTTCTACACAAATACTATTTTTGGGGGCTTTTGactgaatctttttttaatgaaatattggAGGAGTTGACCTCTTTCAGCCTTAAAACCACTCTTTGGAACTGCTGACAGgggctgcaatgattagttAAACTAACCGATAATTTGATCGACAGAACgttaatctgcagctattttgacaACCGCATAGTCCTTTTAATCCGTCTGCTAAGCAAGAATGCCAAACTTTCCCTGATTTCACATTCGCTGACGTCAGGATTTGaacctttttctttgtcacacctGATGAAACCGAATCACTTTGGGTGTTGGCCTGTTGTAcagacaaaatgagacatttgagGAAGTACAGTGGGAAAATAATGTAATGGCCTAGTTTCAGTCTCTTATAGTTATATCTGtcacatttactcatttggcagatgcttttatccaaagcgactcacaagtgagggacaacactcaGTTAAGTACAGTAGGAGAGTAAGTttgttcaataagacaaagcCCACGGCAAGTGCCGTTTGGATTAATTAGAGAATAATTGGCAGGTTAGTCAAGACTGATTGACCCACTagacattgcttttttttttttttttttttttttgaatcactgGTTAAATCTTTAAGAGTGTGTTGTACTTTATAAgcattgcattttaaatttttatctaCTATAGCTGACGGACAAGTTTTGTAAAAGGAACTACAATATTTCCCCTGattcctgtctttttttgtttttgtttttttacaaatcaaTAGGAAGATGTCGTGGTGGTCTTCCAAtcagagcaacatgatcaaTGGTACGGACGGCGCCGTCTTCCACCCTCTAATAAACAGGAGCGAGTTGCTCTACATCTTTGCCGCCGATCTCTGCAGGTACGCACATGTGCTTATGTGGTTTATAAATTTGTTTACACTCAAAGCATCCTAGCCGGGCCAGGACCTGAACTTCCAGTAAAGTTTAAATTGGCAGTTGGCAGCTGAGTCATACACAGTGTGCTCGCAAATCTGCTGATAAGGAGCTGAATTGTGGTCATTACGGCTTCCGATAAGGATAGTGGTGAATGCAAAACACCCGTGGGAAGTCCAGAGTTTGTCCTGGACGCACCCGGGAAGCCTTAAGGCCTGAGTATACAGGAAGTGATCATCCTGTGCAcgacatttatttattttacagtcatAACTGCCTATGAAGACGATAAACAGctatttccatctttttgatGGCTGTTGACGTCTTTTTTTAGACTTAAGAACTACTTCAAGAGTCTCTCACTTTGTGATTCCCAAAAGTAGGCACTGAGCTGTTTTCTTCCCTCAGGTCTATTCATTTAGCCTACGTGGAAGACGTGGAGGTGAAAGGCATCCAGGCCTACCGCTTTGCACCCCCCAGTGACGTCCTCATGAGTCCCAAAGAAAACCCCACTAACGAGGGCTTCTGTGTGCCAGCTGGAGACTGTCTCGGCACCGGGGTGCTTAAAGTCAGCGTTTGTCGAGAAGGTAGGAACACTGCCCCCCCTTTACTCTGAGCCCCCTCTGTTGCCGTAGAGCCTGACCCAGTTACCCATCACCACCCACTTCCCTTTGACTCCAAACCAGTCCCATGacacagtttttcctcttctttccactccccccacccccaaaaatGTCCTCTCAATCAGCTACCACATCCCCTGCCCTCTGTTTGACCATGGCAGATTTTACTCAATACATGGTTCAATGATTAACTCTGCTGACTGTGTGTAGTGGCCATTTGAAGTATTTTATGGTGGTCATTTAGATGAGTGTGATTGCTCTGATAAGGCAATATCTACTGTAACCCCAGGGACCCTTTTTGTTTGGCATAATTTACATGAATTATGTTTGAAATCCTAATATTATTGattttgttgtgattttgtTCCAACATATATAGTCTAAGGTCCCATTCGGACGGGATTAACataacgggggggggggggggtaaaaactTCCATGGTCCCTGGTAACTTACCTCATCGTTTCCGGATTGGATTTTAAACTACAGGATGTAGTCTGTGATAGATGTCTGCAGGGAAACCGTGAACACAAAAGTACACAGAGTACTGTTTAGATGGTAATGCATTAGTAATAATGCTCTAATACGGTATATTCTTTTTCTGGCGTGGTATTGGTTCCCAGATAGGCCTATATGttgttgtttgcatttttccatCGGTCAGCTTGGCAAAAAAATGTTTCGACTGTTTCCACATGACGCAAAAGCCGCATTTCACACTGAGCCGGTAAAATACAGCAGAAGGGAAGAAGATATTCcggcaggacaaaaaaaacttacacagcagttttaaaatactttaaattacAGGAGAACTGAGGCCGAAAAACAGAAGGTAATTTCGTctgtaattataataattattactaTTGCCAGGGAGGGGGTGAAAAATTACCCACATACCGAAGCTCTTTggttttttgacagtttttcgCATAAAACAAGACACCTGAAGACGTCATTTGTGGCTCTGGGCAattttgatggacattttcactattttctggcatttcatagactaaacagTTATTTGCCTATCAAGAAAACAGTCATTAGTTGCAACTCTAAAATAAGGGCATTCCTGAAGAGtagtgttgatgtgttttttgttttcttagtaTTGTTGAGGTCGAATTTCACTTTGTATTTAATTGCCCGATATACCTGTGACCTAAGGACTTTTTGTAGTCTGAAAGTAATATGTTAAGTTATCTTGGAGAGTTTCACTTTGGcgagacgtgtgtgtgtgtgtgtgtgtgtgtgtgtgtgtgtgtgtgtgtgtgtgtgtgtgtgtgtgtgtgtgtgtgtgtgtgtgtgtgtgtgtgtgtgtgtgtgtgtgtgtatataaataaataaacaataatacatAATTCGACTGCACATCCTATATCCTTCATCCTACTAAAAGacaatatatgtgtgtaaatatacatatatacagcaTTTAAATCCACTGAAAGTTTAATTATTCTGAGCTTCAAACAGACTGTAGTTTTCTTATTCAAAGGAAAGATAAGAACAGGATGTTTAGTGCCTCGGAAGAAGCAGTCTTGTCTTCGCATTGCCAGCTGATCACTATTCAGGCCCAGTACAACCTGGAACACACATTCCTTAGCTATCTGCTGCACTATATCAATTACTGATATTCCTGTTATCTACTTGACACAAAATACCAGATAGTTTTATCTTATCTCACATTTCTTCTTTAATCTCTTCCCAGCCCTTGTTGTTTAGACAGAGTCCTCTTCAGATTTAAACGGTGACTGACCCATTCGTTTGTCTTACTTGTTTCCTTTTCAAGGGGCTCCCATCGTGGTGTCTTTCCCCCACTTTTATCAGGCGGACCCTGTGTACGTCAATGCCGTTGACGGGCTCAACCCCAACAAGGAGGAACACGAGACGTACCTTGACCTGCAACCGGTACGGCAAATATGTAGTATGTCATCACAGTAAAGCCATGTGGATGGATCTGTGCTGAACCTTCGTCTGTTGGATTATGACGGTCTTATCTAAATGAGAAGAGTTAGTTTTGTTTGCATTAAAGGTTCTCCTAGGGTTTCCAAACAGATGatagaaaaaaagtgacatgttAAGCTTTGAATCCAGGTTTTTAAATAGATATAAAAGAcgaataaaggaaaaagaagagcacaaacaaactaaaacaaaaaaacttgccTTGAAACGGGATTTGGTcgtgattttaaaaagtcacattacatggcaaatacagaaaatatatactacaataaaataaatcattcaaaaaagTTAAGTTTGGTTCATAAACAGAATAACTTGAATCAGTTGAAGCTCAGTCTAACAATAATAAAGCCAAAGGATGTACCTTTATGATACAGATATTCACTTAACATTTGATCAGTAcgttcaaaaaacaaaaaaccatgagaacagtaataacaacaaaaaagaaggaaatgggCAACAAAGAGTCGACTATCCCACCGCAACCAAACCaaatttatgtatattttaactCACTCTCATTCTTTCATCTTTGAATGATACTGTGAAGTATTACAAAGGTGTAAAATGTAGCTTATGTTTTAGATATTACGCTACAAGGTATTTAAAGCGGAGGTCGCCAAAGTTTGTTTCAGCAAACCCAATCTTCAGCGAAACCTTTCTGTTACAAATAATACCTCGTCTCTTCTTTTTTAGACCACGGGAGTTCCCATTCGTGCCTGCAAGCGAGCCCAGCTCAATATCATTTTGAAGAGAGTCCAAGGCTTCCCGTAAGTCATACTTTGTCCACTCTGACCCACTTCGTGGTTGCCACACTCTGTCCCCATTTCGGCCAGATGTTGAGCCAGATGTCCTCCCTGacctccccatctctctctctctctctctctgtctgtctctctctctctttctgccttgCAGAAGTACCAAGTTTATCAACGAGACCATTTTCCCCATCATGTTTGTCAATGAGGtgaggaaccccccccccctttagcaataacggggaaaaaaaaaaccaacctgtTCCGTTACGTGAACCGTAAGTCAATACTGGCGTCTCTCTCAACCCTAGACGGCGACCATTGATGATGACTCAGCAGCCCAGATGAGGACGATGCTCCTGATTGTGACCCTTGTGTCAAACTTCCCATTGCTCATCGTGGGTATGGGCATcatcctgctgctggtgctCGTGGTCTTGTTCTGCCGAAACCGCCAGAAGAAGGTAGGAACCGCCCCTGTGGCTGTGGTTATTATTAATCCTGAACTGTAGTGTTATTAATCCCCACAGTTACCCTGGATAGTAGTAATAATATGTCACTGGAAATGCTggagtttttaaagttttgactGGGTTTTTGCATGGTTGACGTTTTTCCTGCCTTAACCTCACAGAACTGTTGCAGGCTTAACCCCCAAGCTGCGCGCATGTTAACTAACACATTGCATGGTTCCTACAAAGCAAAGCCCGCATGAGCAGTTTTCCACAATTCTGGATCAAAtggttttaatgcttttttttttttttttcatgctgaatGATTTTCTAACAGTCGACGCATCTTTGAGGAATCGATGAATCTTCGTATTCGCAGAAACGAAACCGTCTTAGTTCCCCTTTCGATCAGTGTAACTGTAAGCCGTCTTGGCACGGTTGGGTACCGAAGTGCATCGAACCAGAATAGTCTGAGAATGATGTACAGCGCTTGTTCACCTCTTGTCTCTGGCAGTGCAGGGTTGCCGGTTTGAACCCTGGCCTCGCTGCCTTCATATTATCGTAGCTCAGTTTATTCACTGTCCAGAGTGGCCTGCGAAGTCTGATATTTTGGGaacagttgctttttttttttttttttttgagagttaGGGTGAGCGTTAGGGTGACAAGATGGATGCCGCTCTcgtgtctgtttttaaatatgaaactacagccaAGAGATAGTTGGCTTATGTCAGGGTGACAGGGTGAAACAGCTGGCCTGAGTgtgtccaaaggcaacaaaatctgcctacctgCACCGAAACTCGTTGTTATATAAGCGTATTTCGCAATAACGTCGAACATGCGTTAAAGTTTAGCTTAGCATTGAGAGACTGTTTCTGCTTATTTGCAATGTGAAGAAGTGTTGTATTAACCATgttctaattttaattttctgtaaccctcccttttttccttttctgttttagaATGAAGTAAAACGTATTGATTTTACTGAAgcttttcattcttttactgTAAGTCTTCATTTTTGCCTTGTTTGCTGTTCTCCTTTTAATTTGTTATCCATCATCTttgattattatcatttttaattgccTTTTATGAACATGATATTCCTTTTGAGCTCTTGCCTCACAgtgtaatggtttttttttgtttttaagttaatgttttctgtggtggttttgtttttgtttttttgtaactggTGCACATTTAGGTTGTCGTGGTTTACTGTGAACATTACAGTTAAAGTATTTATTCCCATTTTAATGCCAATGTTGAGTATAAAAGAATATTTGGACGTCTTGCCGGCGTTACAGTTTGTACTAACACCTCGTCTCCTCCTAACTCTTCCCGTCCAGACGGCAAAAGAAGACACGGCCTACACGCAGGTCAGCGACAAACCGGACGAGCCCTCGGAAACGGCAGCCACCCAGCCAGTGAGGAATGGCTCCTACATTGCCATGTCTCCAGTGGAGGCCCAGAACTGTTGATCGAGGATCTCCTCCCCCAAGTGTGGAGCTCAGGAATGGGGCTGAGGGAGCAGCACAGGGGCGTTAAATTACCACGGGTGGGGGTTTACACACACAGTGGGCTcgttttcacttatttttgggggtgggtggggaggATAGGGAAAGGGGTGGGACACAAACCCCAGTAAATGTTTAGTCAACAAAGACATTGCTCCTCTCACTGAGCCCTCTTATGACTGTCTGTCCTCCTCTACTCTACCTGCTGAGCATGGCCCTCACTGCCTGCCGTACTGCAACGCAACACAAACCCCAACACCTTTATTCCTCGTTTCCGTCCCGGTCGGCCCCTAAAGATGACGGGACTCTGGGCGGGCTCGGCCGGGACAAGCCTTTTTTCCGTAATTCTTCTGAGGGGGAACATGGTAGCATAGGTGTCGCTGCTGCACACGGATGCATGATCTTCTGAGCAGACTCTGCCGACTAATATGGCTCAAAGAGTAGTGGGTATTGTCACAGTTGCGTTCTTGCTCTTTCCTGTCCGTCAGTGTTGCGTGAGGAGAAAACTTCAAGCCAACAGATTAAAAAGCCCCTGTAAACTGAATCCTTAGGACGAAACTCTGAGCTCCTGGGCTCAGAGGATAAAACGGTTTTGCTAACAAAACTGAACTTAGCATATCCTTttgtaaaagaagaagaaaaagaaaaaacggaCTGAGCCAAACTATTTAtagcatttttgcctttttttcctaaGACAAATTagagctcacacacacacacacacacacacacacacacacacacacacaccgcactTCCATGTATCAGtttgtggaagtgtgtgtgtgcacctttATCTTACACTTCAGTGTCCTGTTTTGGTGGAGAATGGGcaactgtttttcttcatgcaGGCACAGTGTAGTGTGACGCCTGACGTCCTCCTGACATATCCCCCAGGCCCCCAGgcccccagcccccccccccccttcccctctAATTTCTCACTTATTTTTCCAGAACACTTGttcaaaattgaaaacactCAGCAAAGTCAGCTACATTTCAAGAGTCCTCATTAGCTAAGGTGATTAGTAGCTAGATGTGGAACTGTGAGGATTGCCAACAGTGGTTTGATGAAGTGTCCCCTTTAGGCTTTgtcacacattcaaaaaacaaaaaaggaaaaagataaaaaaacacccacagaaCTTACAAGGGAGTCTTGAACCTGCTTTCTGCCTTACAgtggttcagttcagttcttttCTGTTCATACATTGTTCAAATAAGCTGGAAATCTCTTTGTTGTTATTGTACATATGTAAAGGGGAAACGCTGAGATACCTCTGACCAAATCCAGCAAGCAGTCCTCCTAGGTGTGCTGAAAGACACTAACTTTGCTCCGGTGTTGATCGCTCCTGCACGTCTACACTGTTACTACTTAGAGAAAGCACAATTTGGATTGCTAACACCAGTCCTTACACAAGGctaccaggtttttttttttttttttttgtttgtttgttttttttgttcctattattatatatatacttacAGCTGATCTTTCAAAGACACTGTCAAGTGCCACgactattaataaaaaaaaacggaaTCGTCGGGTGTTGAGTGAACCCGTGCACCACTTGCCGCTGTGCAGTCGTTCAGTTTGCCAAGGAGCTGTAGGCATCCACGCAAACGCAGCACGCAGCACTTGAATCACTGGTTGTCTTACATTTCATGTggttgcttttcatttttttttttttttttttttttttggtccgcCACACTTTTCTCATCACACGTCCGACCCATTGGTGTTCGTCAGTGGGAAGTGAATTTAAGGCCATAATACTGTCACCATGGAGAATTCCCTGCACTTTGCCTGGAAATTGTgccctgtgtgttttctttttttttttttttgtgttaatgttttttgtccTGGTCATTTCAGTGCAAATGGTCCATATGTTCAGTACATTTCAGTGGTTTGTCCTGGCTAGTATTGGTTATGATGTTGTTGTAAATGTGCAACAGACATCCCTGCCTCTGTGTTACTTGCTTCTCAGCACATGGAGTGTCTTCTTTTGAtatacttttgtatttgttattgctgctttaagaaaagaaaagaaaaaaaaaaaaaatgccataacCTATTGACTTCTCTTTGCATATGAGGTATTTACCATAATGTGCTCGTATTCAGTTTCAGGTTGACCCACgagccttttttattttttattttttttccaggtctTAAATCTTGCAGACTTTCTGTGTTGCCAACCCTTTGACACCTGAGCGCAATATACAAAGCTTGCTGCTACGTATTGGAATTAGCACTCGCAGTTAACACTAGcaacatttttgtaaagttATCACGGTTAACCAGTCATTCCTCTGTTAGCAGACGGTCTGACCACATGGCATGCATTGTTGGGATTTATTATAGGCTTTGGTAAACTGATAGAAAGGGCGAGCCACTGCAGCACCATCTAAGATCGCTGTCAGAAGTCTG
Above is a genomic segment from Xiphias gladius isolate SHS-SW01 ecotype Sanya breed wild chromosome 19, ASM1685928v1, whole genome shotgun sequence containing:
- the scarb2a gene encoding lysosome membrane protein 2a isoform X2, which gives rise to MTRRSCAIYATGIVCAHLLIVGIALVVAQVFQTMIHSRLKKEITLTEKSQMFESWKNPPPPVYMEYYFFNVTNPDVFLKGGKAAVAQIGPYTYREYRPRENVTFLENGTKVYALNPKTFVFVPEKSAGDPTVDVVTTVNIPFVAVMNELNSYSFFLRTFVSMYMNSLGIKMFMNRTVHEVLWGFKDPLLTKLHSMKPEVDEYFGLMWKKNGTHEGEFVFHTGEENYMDYGKIDTWNGLRKMSWWSSNQSNMINGTDGAVFHPLINRSELLYIFAADLCRSIHLAYVEDVEVKGIQAYRFAPPSDVLMSPKENPTNEGFCVPAGDCLGTGVLKVSVCREGAPIVVSFPHFYQADPVYVNAVDGLNPNKEEHETYLDLQPTTGVPIRACKRAQLNIILKRVQGFPSTKFINETIFPIMFVNETATIDDDSAAQMRTMLLIVTLVSNFPLLIVGMGIILLLVLVVLFCRNRQKKTAKEDTAYTQVSDKPDEPSETAATQPVRNGSYIAMSPVEAQNC
- the scarb2a gene encoding lysosome membrane protein 2a isoform X1, giving the protein MTRRSCAIYATGIVCAHLLIVGIALVVAQVFQTMIHSRLKKEITLTEKSQMFESWKNPPPPVYMEYYFFNVTNPDVFLKGGKAAVAQIGPYTYREYRPRENVTFLENGTKVYALNPKTFVFVPEKSAGDPTVDVVTTVNIPFVAVMNELNSYSFFLRTFVSMYMNSLGIKMFMNRTVHEVLWGFKDPLLTKLHSMKPEVDEYFGLMWKKNGTHEGEFVFHTGEENYMDYGKIDTWNGLRKMSWWSSNQSNMINGTDGAVFHPLINRSELLYIFAADLCRSIHLAYVEDVEVKGIQAYRFAPPSDVLMSPKENPTNEGFCVPAGDCLGTGVLKVSVCREGAPIVVSFPHFYQADPVYVNAVDGLNPNKEEHETYLDLQPTTGVPIRACKRAQLNIILKRVQGFPSTKFINETIFPIMFVNETATIDDDSAAQMRTMLLIVTLVSNFPLLIVGMGIILLLVLVVLFCRNRQKKNEVKRIDFTEAFHSFTTAKEDTAYTQVSDKPDEPSETAATQPVRNGSYIAMSPVEAQNC